GGTCGCCAGAACAATTGATTATATTGAACTCTTCGGAGGATACCACAGAGAATATGTGGATCTTGAGGTTGGTGAACAGAAGCTCAAAGGTTTTATTTATGTTTATGATGAGAAGCCCGAGTCAGAAAAGATCGAGCATGGCGACTGGGTCAGATACCTGAAAGAAAGAGGGCTGGAGGAAAGAGAGTAATCTGAATGAAGGAAACAAATAAAAAAGTAGGATTATATTCCTTAAGAAATGAGGCCTGAAAATCACAGGTTCCTTAAAAACTCAAGACTTTCGATTCCTTCTTCTACCGAACTCACTTCGGTAACAAAAATTCCTTTATAATCAGAAAGCTTTTCCATAACTCGTTTCCAGTCTATTGTTCCTTTACCCAGTGGAAGGTGTTCATCTTTTTTGCCCATATTGTCATGGATATGTACATGGGAGATTTTTTCTGTAAGAAGGTCAAGGAAGTCGTCAATAAGCCCAACTGTATTCGCATGACCGACATCAAAAGTAAAGCCAACGTTATGGCTTCCAATAGAGTCTAGCATTTCTAGTATTTCTTCAGGATACTTCCCGAAAATTTTCGGCAGATCAGGCATATTTTCAACGGCAACTAGGATTCCAAAATCTGCTGCAAAATCACAAATCTCCTGGAGAGAGGCAAGATTGGTAAAATAAGCTTCCTGCGGAACCTGCACACCATAAGGGGAAAGATAACCTGGGTGAATTACAGCCAGATTAACATAGTTAGAGGCAAGAGTCAGAAAATGTTTCATTTGCCTGATCACCTCTGCCCTGATTGAGTTATTCAGACCTGCCAGATTCATATCTGAGAAAGGCAGATGCAGAGTTAACTCAAGGCCAGTGGTTTCGCTTATGTTTTTTAAATTCTGGATGTTCTTGCTATTCAGGCATTGAGACCCTTCCTGTACGATCTCCCAACCGGTATACCCGTGATCCTCAAGCGTGTAAGCCCACTTGAAAGGGTCTTCAACGACTGCGCGCGACGAATAGCTTATTCTCTGCAATTGCATAACAAAACTTCATTCCTTTTCATTTATCAATACGTCTGTGGGCGCGAATTGAGATATATTTAACTGAATGTGAATGAACCGCTAAAACTTAAACTCCTCAATCTCTTTGCACATAGTCCATCTCTACTTCAACAACAGGTTTTCCTTCTTCAGTAAGAGGTAAAAGCCATTCAAAAAGTCTTTCCATTTCTTCCTGGGAGTCAGTTCTGATAATAACTTCGATAGATCCGAGAGGTTCTTCCTGTGCAGGAATACTGGGAACTCCGACAATAGCAGCCTGTTTGTTGAGTAAAAACCGGATCGAAAGCCCATCACTGGATAAGCCTTTAATGAAAGCTTTGTTGCGAACACTATCTATGATTTCTTCTCTGCGAATTAGCCCATGCAGAGTATGTAAGATCTCAATTCCTCCCTCAGCTGAAAAGAAAAAAGAAGGAGAAGCCTCTGTTTCAGGTCCTGTGGTTTTAATAACTTCTTTTCTGAGTTTGATGTCATTAAAAAGGGATGAAATAGCTTTAATAACCTTTTCCGGATCTTCCGTAGGGTATACAGCTGTTGAAACTTTAACTCGTATCATAAGTCCGCTCCAATGAATTAAAAAATGGATTGTCTCCGTACCTACCATCTATTTCGTTCAGAAGATCATACCTATAGTATATTTCGTTCAGGAAATTAATTTCGTAGTCTGTTCAGAAAAATTATTTTTCTATCCCATTTTAAGATTTATTCTGTGGGCTCTTTCCTAAGTAGTTGCTCAAAACTTCAATAACATCCTTTCTGAAAGTCTCCAGAGTGAAATTATTTTCAATTTCGACATTGGATGCTTCTATAGCTTCCCCCATACCCCAGCCGAGTTCTCGCTCGTCCCGACGGCGGAGCCCTTCTATACTGTCCATATCATCACTTCGGCCTCGTTTCTTGATTCTGGAGAAACGAACTTCGATAGGAGCGTAAATGGAAATCAAGATGAAACCTTCTCCGAATTCTCGCCTGAAACATTCCACTTCAGCAATCCCGCGTACCCCATCCACAACAATGAGGTCAGAACCTGTTTCATAGATTTGAGAAATGCAGCGTATGGCAACTGCATCCATGCCCTCACACTTACGAAGCTGTGTTGCAACCATCCCGGTATTGGAATCGTTGGGCTCAAGCCCGCGCCTTAGAACTTCCTTCCGGATTACGTCACCCATATTAACAACGGGAATACCCATCTCAGAGGCAATTTTAGCAGCTTCGGATTTTCCAGACGCTGGCATGCCTACGAATGCTATTATTTTCATAAAAAATTACCTTTTAAACTTGAATAATTAGACTTAAGTTATTAAATTGACTGTTAGTCCTGAATCATTGACTGAACTGTTATCAATGATTGAACTGTTATCAATGATTGAACTGTTATCAATGATTGAACTGTTATCAATGATTGAACTGTTATCAGTAACTGAACTGTTATCATTGGATGAACTGTTATCATTGACTGAGCTGCTTTCATTGACTGAGCTGCTTTCATTGACTTATTAAATTTACATTAATAAGTTAAACTACCGAATCATTATATTTGTGTTAATAAGTTAAACACCAGGCATTAGATTTGAATTATTGAGCCATTGGATTTAAATAAGAATCTGGCTGTCATCAAATTTTAATTACAAAGTGAGCAGGATTTGAACCATAACTGAGTAGTAGCTTGAATAATGAAGCCTATATATTAGATGCATAAGTCCATACGTTAACTGCATAGTTGATACGACTCTAGTTACGATTCTAGTCAAACCACAGGATCATATATATTATTTCCTGAAAACTTGCGCTTGATTAATTGGAAAATAAGCCAGAACAGGGAAAACTAAAAATATTGAGAGTTAAAGAATATTGGGAGTTGAAAGTTTAGAAAGGACAAAGCCTGAAGTAAGAGCAATTAAGAGTGGCTGAGGGAAAACTTGAAAAGTAAGGAATCAACGCTGTGTCAGGAAAAAATCAGGATAGAGATAAGAGGGGAAGACCCTCATGAAAACATCTTGCTAAAAACGGATGTTTTAAAATCCACCAGGGGTTTGAGCCTGTAATCCTCAAGGAGTACTTTTCGAGTGTTTTCTACCGGAACACTCAGGGAAATTTCTTTAGTCCTGCCGTAACGACCTTTGCTTACAACCACTGCATTGACTATGCCCAGCATATCAAGCTCGGACATGAGATCGGTAACCCTGCGTTGTGTAAGGATATCTACGTCAATGTGATGGCAGAGCTGGCGGTAGACATTGTACATCTCGCCTGTCGTAACATTCTTACCTTCTCTGCCCCGGCTCCGCAGCAGAATAATGCTGTAGAGTACGAGTTTGGACTGGGTAGGAAGGGTCCTTACTACTTCGACCACGCGATCGATTTCGATTTTTTCCTGAGCACGTCTGACATGCTCTTCAAGAACCTGGGGCTGGTTTTCCCGTTCTGCAATTTCTCCTGATACCCGAAGGAGGTCAAGCGCACGCCTTGCATCACCGTGCTCCTGGGCTGCAAAAGCAGCGCATAAGGGAATTACCATTTCACCTAGAACGCCGTCAGTGTAAGCCATCTTTGCCCTTTGTTTCAGGATATCACTGATCTGTTCAGCATCATATGGAGGGAAAATGAGTTCCTCTTCACCCAGGGAACTTTTAACCCTGGGATCCAGAAACTCAGTGAACTTCAGATCGTTTGAGACGCCAATCATACTGACTTTGGCTTTCCGCAAATCTGTATTGATTCTCGATAGATTATAAAGGACATCGTCACCTTTTTTGATAAGCTTATCGATTTCGTCCAGAATTATGATAATTACCTGCTCTTTTGAGTCAATTGCCTCCTTAAATTTCATGAAGACCTGATCTGTAGGCCACCCGGTCATAGGAACTTCTTCTTCAAAATGTCTGGCAAGATTTGCAAGGAGCCGGTATTGTGTGTCGATTACTTCACAATTGATATAAACAACCGAGCAAAAAAGTGATTTGTCTTCACTTACTCTTTCAAGTTCCTTTCCAACGTAACGAGTGACAGCCGTTTTTCCTGTTCCTGTTTTTCCATAAATCAGCACATTGGAAGGAGTTTCTCCTCGAAGTGCAGAAACCAAGATTGTTGCAAGACCATTAATTTGCTCGTTCCTATGCAGCAAAAGATCAGGCGTATAAGAAGGCCGAAGTACCTCTTTATTTTTGAAAATTGATTTTCCGTCAAGTAATTTTTCGAATAAGCCGTCTAATGATTGAGCTTTTATCATAGATGATCCTCTATAAAAATTTATGATGTCAAATATATTTGGGTTAAGACAGTTGATATACATTTTTTATACAGATAATTTATACAGATAATTGGCACATTTATTTACTTTTAACACGGATAATTGACATATTCAGCGTATAATTAATTTGAATAATACTAATATATGTGGTTAATTAATAAAGTAATATAATATACATAGTTATATAATATACATAGTTATATAATATACATAGTTATATAATATACATGGTTAATTAGATTATAAAGTAATCATGATATACACAGTTAATTGACACAGTATATAACTCGTATACTACCTTTACACACTACTTTCATTTTTGCTTTTACAGCAACTATTTTTAATGTTTTACTGTTTTAAAGTGTTTTACAGCTACCTGAGATAAGAGGATTTTTCACAGGCGGCTCCGTTTTTAATTTTCTAAACCCACAGCATTGAATATTCATGTTTTATTAATATTACAATAACTGTCAAACTATTCTCAGGTAATATTTTTTAAGTGAAGTTATTTTTAGGTAATATTTTTAGACAATGTTATGCTTTTGATCAAAGGGGGGCCTCAGAGCCGTTATGAATAAGATTTTTAATGAGATTTCTGAAAGGGGATTTGGAAAAGAATGTTTTTTTAATTCCAGAATTTCACTTTGAACTTCTAATTTTAAACCTCTAATTTTAGGCTTTTAATATAAACTTTAATTTTAGTTTTTAATTTCGAGTGTTTAATTTTAATTTTGAATTTGAGCGTCTAACTGCAAATTCTTAATTTAGAATTCTTAAACCTATATTATTATTTCGAGACTTCGAAAACTAAACTCTACTTTATGATTGTTGGATTTTTACTACATTGGATTTTTACTACATTGGATTTTTACTACATGATTTTTTTTCTGCTTTCTATGAGAAAGCATATAAATCCCGATCATGAGGAGGAAGAGAAAGAAGATACATATTTCTTATAGTTAATGCCTGAAATTCTTACCTTCTATCAATTGCTCCTAAGACGGCGGGCAAAATTTTACTTATTGAAGCGCATCTCAAGCCTGAAGAAAACCTTTATTCCGGGTCTTCTTTAGCCAAAATTTTAGGTGAAATTAGTATATAAACAAGTAATTTTAAGTTATATTTGCAGTAGATGCAATGGAAGTACACGTTATTAATTGTTATGGTATAGACCCGTTTATTTCCACTGGAGATTGATTTTATTTTAAATATATATCAAAAAACGATAACAAGAAACACAGTTAATTTGAAACAAAATATTCTTGATTCCATAACCACTGGAGGTTAAATTTTTATCCTTCTTTTCGCATGGAAGAAGTTATGAAAAGTTTTTACTCTTTTTCTTAAGTTAAAAGAATAAAAATTTTAAGATAAAATAAGAATTATATGTGAATTTAGTATGCGTGAATTTATTGCTTATGATAAATTGAAAAATTAAGATAGAGAAAATTAGAAAAAATAAAAAATGAAAGAAATGAGTAAAGTGAAAGAAAAATAAGGGAAATAGGAAAATAAGGGAAATAGGAAAATAAAGAAAAATAAAGAAAATAGAAAAAAGTGAAAGAAAATAAGAAAAGACCCCTTTGTTTCTACTGGAAAGCTTATATAACTCCCGGACCCCATGATTTCCACTAAAGGACATTAGGGCTTGAAGCAACAAAATAAAGCTTCGTTTTATTTAGTTGGTGACAAAATAATGTTGTTTGGTTATAAAACTTTTAGTATATATAGTTAACTATTTTAGTTTTTTTATAACAGATTCTTTTTAGATCTTAAAATAGGATTTTTCTTATTCTTCAAAATTCGTTTTACTTATTCATGAAAAAAAATCTCCAATCGAAATAAAGGGGTCCCTCTCTAAAGAAGACATCTCCATGATTAAGATAATCTGCCACTCTTTCTTCTCGTTAAATCTGTTTTAAGTAAACATGATACCTTTTCTTTCGCATACGTTTCTTTATACATTATACTTATTTTATTTTCTTTATCTTCTTATTTCCTTAAATCCTTTAATTCTTTCTTTAATTGGTTTTCATCAATTTAATTCTCTTTTTATGCTTGATTCTCCTCCTTTTATTGCTACTTTAGTGCCTTACATTATATCTCTGTGTTAATCTTCCTACCTTATCCTATCAATAATTACATATTTTTTGTGGGACTTTTTCTCTACTGTTTAATCTTTAAGGCACGACTTGGCTCTCTTAAGTGCATTTAAGTTATCCGGTAATTTTAGCAGGTATATTCCATAAATCTTTTAAATAAAATTGGTTTACTCTATGCATATGAATGAGAAGGGTCTTTCTGAGAAGGAGATATTTTCCTATCTGGAAAATGTAAAGTCAGAAGATACAGATTACTATAAGGTTTTAAGTTCAATGTGTACACGCCCACATAAAATTGCGGTTGAGGCTCACAGGCTGTTTATTGAGGCTAACCTCGGTGACTTGGGACTTTTTGCAGGCGCTCACAGGCTGGAAAGGGAAGTGATTATGATGCTTGGAGAACTTCTCCATGCTCAATCTGTTGATGCTCAGTCTGCTAAAATTCCTTCTGGGAAATCCGGTAAGGGTTCGATTTATGGCTATCTCACAACAGGAGGTACGGAATCCAATATCCAGGCTGTTAGAGGCATGAAAAATCTGGTTACTGCGGGTGAGAAGAAGATAGTGGGGACGCCCAACATAGTTATTCCCGAATCAGCTCATTTCTCGTTTGACAAAGTTGCCAATATGATGGGCATTGAGGTTAAAAGAGCTCTTCTGGACTCTGAATTCAAGGTGGATATTTCATCTGTAGAAAGCCTGATAGATGCAAACACTATAGGACTTGTAGGAATAGCAGGAACTACAGAATTTGGCCAGATAGACCCTATCGAGAAACTTGCAAAACTTGCTCTTGATAATGAGCTATTCCTTCACATTGATGCAGCTTTCGGCGGGTTTGTGATCCCATTCCTTGAAAACCCACAGCCATTCGATTTCAAAGTTTCAGGTGTCACTTCCATTGCGATAGACCCACACAAAATGGGGCTTTCTACAATCCCATCGGGTGCCCTGCTATTTAGATCTCCTTCTTTCCTTGACTCCCTCAGGGTAAACACTCCGTATCTTACAACCAAGGCACAGTTTACTCTTACAGGCACCCGCAGCGGGGCTTCAACTGCTGCCACATATGCAGTCATGAAACATCTGGGCCGTGAAGGGTATAGAAAAAATGTACAGTATTGTATGCAACTTACTGAAAAACTGGTTAAAGAAGCCAGGAAACTAGGTTTCGAACCTCTGATCGAACCCATAATGAATGTAGTTGCTCTGAGAGTTCCAAACCCTGATCTTGTTCGAGAACAACTCCTTAAAAGATTCGGATGGAATGTCTCAATCACCCGTACTCCCAGATCTCTCCGTCTAGTTCTCATGCCCCATAACACAGCCTGGGACATAGAAGAATTTCTGCAGGATTTGAAAAAAATAACAACAGAAATTTAAAACTTTACCCTTTTGTCCGATTCTCCCTGCATTCATTTTTCCTTTGCATCTACATTTCTTCTTAGTATCCTATAATTTACTAATTACTAATCGCCCATAAAGATATGTATAGTATTATCGCCAAATAATAAATGGGATCAACTATCCTTATTAGAGAAAATATTAAAAACTACTTTACGAGGAAAAATTTGCAAGGTAGCCCGCTCAAGAAAATTTATCAAACAACTCTATAATGGAAAATTATCATGGAGACTCATGAGGAAAATAAGGGAAACTGGAAAACCAGGAAAACTTGTGAGCAGAATCAGGATAATCTGTGGCAGAACGAATGGGTAAATCCAATTTCCTGAGAACAATACTGTTTGTGACATTCTGGACTTAATATTTAAGTTCAAATTTGATGTCAAGATTTATAATATAGAAATTCATAACTTAATAAAGATATAATAAGCAGAAACTTCTAATAAGCAGAAACTTTTTGATATCGTTTAGCATTAATCCATACTCAGCGCTAACTATCTGTTCAGTGTTATAACAATTAAAATGGGGGGTGTTTATCTCGTGAAATCATCATTGAAAATTGGAAGTGTGATGGGTATACCTATCATGCTGCACATAACTTTTCTTCTCATACTACCCATATTTACTTATGTGTTTGCAATCAACCCGCAACCTTTCGGTTTTAAGGGAGTTGAGCCGGCTGTCACAAGATATTCTCTTTCAGTCCTGACCGCTATACTGCTTTTTGCTTCAATCGTTTTACATGAACTCGCACACTCATACATGGCAATGCGTTATGGGGTTAAAATTGAGAGTATTACTCTCTTCCTGTTTGGGGGCGTATCGGCTATGGAAGAGATACCTAGGAAACCCGGGGAGGAGGCAAAGATGGCTTCTGCTGGACCCCTTACAAGTCTTGTAATAGGCTTTGTCTGCCTATTTATTTATGGAAACCTGATCTCCCCTAACCCTGCACTTTCTCAAAACCCGGTATACCTAGTTATCTGGATTCTTGGAGTTATGAATCTTGTACTGGGGATCTTCAATCTGCTACCTGCTTTTCCAATGGATGGGGGCAGAGTGCTTCGTTCATTTTACGCAAGAAGAATGTCTTATGTGAAGGC
This region of Methanosarcina flavescens genomic DNA includes:
- the mfnA gene encoding tyrosine decarboxylase MfnA; its protein translation is MNEKGLSEKEIFSYLENVKSEDTDYYKVLSSMCTRPHKIAVEAHRLFIEANLGDLGLFAGAHRLEREVIMMLGELLHAQSVDAQSAKIPSGKSGKGSIYGYLTTGGTESNIQAVRGMKNLVTAGEKKIVGTPNIVIPESAHFSFDKVANMMGIEVKRALLDSEFKVDISSVESLIDANTIGLVGIAGTTEFGQIDPIEKLAKLALDNELFLHIDAAFGGFVIPFLENPQPFDFKVSGVTSIAIDPHKMGLSTIPSGALLFRSPSFLDSLRVNTPYLTTKAQFTLTGTRSGASTAATYAVMKHLGREGYRKNVQYCMQLTEKLVKEARKLGFEPLIEPIMNVVALRVPNPDLVREQLLKRFGWNVSITRTPRSLRLVLMPHNTAWDIEEFLQDLKKITTEI
- a CDS encoding CBS domain-containing protein; the protein is MKSSLKIGSVMGIPIMLHITFLLILPIFTYVFAINPQPFGFKGVEPAVTRYSLSVLTAILLFASIVLHELAHSYMAMRYGVKIESITLFLFGGVSAMEEIPRKPGEEAKMASAGPLTSLVIGFVCLFIYGNLISPNPALSQNPVYLVIWILGVMNLVLGIFNLLPAFPMDGGRVLRSFYARRMSYVKATRSAATVGKFFAILMAIFGVLINNLWFPLIALFIYVGASEEERSTRAEVTLENILVSDIMTRDVVSVSPSMSVEDLVKFMFEKKHMGYPVMEGDNLKGIVTFTDIHRIPYIDRPVSQVSDIMSRNVISVPPDAQASDVLKLITSKNIGRVIVIDNGSVIGILSRTDLVRVLKLRSE
- a CDS encoding dephospho-CoA kinase — its product is MKIIAFVGMPASGKSEAAKIASEMGIPVVNMGDVIRKEVLRRGLEPNDSNTGMVATQLRKCEGMDAVAIRCISQIYETGSDLIVVDGVRGIAEVECFRREFGEGFILISIYAPIEVRFSRIKKRGRSDDMDSIEGLRRRDERELGWGMGEAIEASNVEIENNFTLETFRKDVIEVLSNYLGKSPQNKS
- a CDS encoding ORC1-type DNA replication protein; this translates as MIKAQSLDGLFEKLLDGKSIFKNKEVLRPSYTPDLLLHRNEQINGLATILVSALRGETPSNVLIYGKTGTGKTAVTRYVGKELERVSEDKSLFCSVVYINCEVIDTQYRLLANLARHFEEEVPMTGWPTDQVFMKFKEAIDSKEQVIIIILDEIDKLIKKGDDVLYNLSRINTDLRKAKVSMIGVSNDLKFTEFLDPRVKSSLGEEELIFPPYDAEQISDILKQRAKMAYTDGVLGEMVIPLCAAFAAQEHGDARRALDLLRVSGEIAERENQPQVLEEHVRRAQEKIEIDRVVEVVRTLPTQSKLVLYSIILLRSRGREGKNVTTGEMYNVYRQLCHHIDVDILTQRRVTDLMSELDMLGIVNAVVVSKGRYGRTKEISLSVPVENTRKVLLEDYRLKPLVDFKTSVFSKMFS
- a CDS encoding sugar phosphate isomerase/epimerase family protein yields the protein MQLQRISYSSRAVVEDPFKWAYTLEDHGYTGWEIVQEGSQCLNSKNIQNLKNISETTGLELTLHLPFSDMNLAGLNNSIRAEVIRQMKHFLTLASNYVNLAVIHPGYLSPYGVQVPQEAYFTNLASLQEICDFAADFGILVAVENMPDLPKIFGKYPEEILEMLDSIGSHNVGFTFDVGHANTVGLIDDFLDLLTEKISHVHIHDNMGKKDEHLPLGKGTIDWKRVMEKLSDYKGIFVTEVSSVEEGIESLEFLRNL
- a CDS encoding RNA-binding domain-containing protein encodes the protein MIRVKVSTAVYPTEDPEKVIKAISSLFNDIKLRKEVIKTTGPETEASPSFFFSAEGGIEILHTLHGLIRREEIIDSVRNKAFIKGLSSDGLSIRFLLNKQAAIVGVPSIPAQEEPLGSIEVIIRTDSQEEMERLFEWLLPLTEEGKPVVEVEMDYVQRD